The DNA sequence GCTTCGAGGACATCACGCAGGCGCAGGGCGGTTCGCGCGACTGGTACTTCTATGCCACGCAGCGCGAGATGCTGCGGAGCCAGGCCGTGATGGAGAAGGCGCTGGAGCAGCCGGGAATCCGCGAGATGCTGGAGGGCGCCGGCGAGGCGACAGAGGCGCCTCCCGGTGGGCTGCGCGGGCTCATCACCGAGGTCCGAAACACCATCTCCGCGCTGCTGGGAGGGGTGCCGAGTTCGCCGCCCGCTCCCTGGGAGCGCCTGCGCGGCATGGCCCAGGTGTCGGTGGATCGCGACACCGAGTCGCTGCTCCGCATCTCTTCCGAGGGGACGAATGCGGCGCAGACCGCCCTGGTGGTCAACGCCGTAGCCCGTGCGTTCGCCGCGTATCACATCGAGCGCCGACAGCGGAGCAGCAGCGAGGCGTTCGCCTTCCTGGAAGAACAGAAGAGCATACAGGAGCAGAAGCTCCTCCAGGCCGAGGCGGCACTCCAGGAGTTCCGCGAGGAGGTGCGCCTGCCGACGCTGGACACGTCCGACCGCCAGAACCCCGTGCTCGTGCGTCTGGGGCGTCTGAGCGACCGCCTCACCGAGACCCAGCTTCGCCGGATCGAACTGCAGGCCCAGGCGATGGTCCGGGATGAGGTGCTGGCGGAGGCGCCCGGCGGCGGCGACGACGGTTTCGGCGGCCATGTGTTCAGTCTGCCCGGCGTGCGGGCTGACGAAGGCGTGCAGTCTCTGCACGAGCGGCTGCTGGCCGCCGAGCAGAAGGTGCAGGGCCTGGGCGACGTCTACGGCCCCGAGCATCCCCAACTGCGGGCGGCCCTGGCCGAACGTGACCTGCTGGCGGAGGAACTGCGGTCCGCGGTGGACAGCATCGTGGTCTCGGCCACCAAGCAGCTCGACATGCTGAAGCACGAGGAAGATCAACTGCTGGCCGAGTATGAGGAACAGAACCGGAACGCGCTGGAACTCTCGCGTGAATCGGCCACAAGCAACCGGCTGATCCGGGAGGTGGAGCGGCATCAGCGGCTGTTCGACGTGCTCGTCGAGCGGATGCGGGAGGTCGACCTGACCGGCGACTACGCGCGCACCAACGTGGAGATCGTGCAGGAGGCGGTTGTGCCGCGCCTGCCCATCCGGCCGCAGCGGGCGCGTATCATCCTGCTCTCGATCTTCCTGGGCACGTTCCTGGGGGGCGGGCTGGCGCTCCTGCTGGAGCACCTGGACGACACGCTGAAGATGCCGGAGGATCTGGAGCAGTATGCGGGTGTGCCGGCGCTCGGCTTCGTGCCGACGCTGGAGGAGGAGGACGGAGAGGTTCCGCCGTTCGCCTTCCGCAGCCAGATCGCCGCCCTGCGCCCGATGTCCTCCGCCAGCGAGGCCTACCGCAGCATCCGCACGAGCCTCTTCTTCGCCGCCCCGCCGGAGGACAGCCAGGTCCTCACCGTCACGTCCGCCCAGCCCGGCGAGGGCAAGACGACGACCTCCTGCAACCTCTCCGTCGTGATGGCCCTGGGCGCCAAGCGCGTGCTCCTGATCGACGCCGACTTCCGCAAGCCCATGGTGCACCGGGCCTTCTCGCTGGAGAACAAGGTTGGGCTGAGCAACGTGCTCGTGGGCGACAAGCCGCTCGAGGAGGTCGTTCAGCAGGCCAACGTCGACGGCAAGCCGCTCGAGTATCTGAGCGTGCTC is a window from the Candidatus Brocadiaceae bacterium genome containing:
- a CDS encoding polysaccharide biosynthesis tyrosine autokinase; amino-acid sequence: MSDATQPGAEPVYATQEPLGDGLDLRHYLGIVRRRFWVILTSLVVVVTLGTVHAFRATPIYRAEGSVLIELQGPRVMGFEDITQAQGGSRDWYFYATQREMLRSQAVMEKALEQPGIREMLEGAGEATEAPPGGLRGLITEVRNTISALLGGVPSSPPAPWERLRGMAQVSVDRDTESLLRISSEGTNAAQTALVVNAVARAFAAYHIERRQRSSSEAFAFLEEQKSIQEQKLLQAEAALQEFREEVRLPTLDTSDRQNPVLVRLGRLSDRLTETQLRRIELQAQAMVRDEVLAEAPGGGDDGFGGHVFSLPGVRADEGVQSLHERLLAAEQKVQGLGDVYGPEHPQLRAALAERDLLAEELRSAVDSIVVSATKQLDMLKHEEDQLLAEYEEQNRNALELSRESATSNRLIREVERHQRLFDVLVERMREVDLTGDYARTNVEIVQEAVVPRLPIRPQRARIILLSIFLGTFLGGGLALLLEHLDDTLKMPEDLEQYAGVPALGFVPTLEEEDGEVPPFAFRSQIAALRPMSSASEAYRSIRTSLFFAAPPEDSQVLTVTSAQPGEGKTTTSCNLSVVMALGAKRVLLIDADFRKPMVHRAFSLENKVGLSNVLVGDKPLEEVVQQANVDGKPLEYLSVLTTGPTPPNPAELLDSQAMRDLLGRARGVYDRIVIDTPPVLFVADASVAASMSDGVVVVAKSAVSTRAAARRMRGQLESVRARILGGVLNDVHLARLGYYYSDYAYYGYSRYYGDYRKAY